Genomic DNA from Comamonas antarctica:
CACCAGGTGCGGCAGCACGAAGCGCCACAGCCCGGCCGCGGGCCAGCCGGCCATGGCCGCCAGCGCCGATTCGAGCGGATGCTCGATGAAGGGCATGCCGTGCACCAGCAGGCTGCCGCCGACCAGGAACATCGCGGCGGTGCCGACGATCGACAGCGTGCGCATCAGCCAGGGCGTGGCCTGCAGGATGCCGCGGCCCAGCGACCGGGCCGCCGCGCCGCGGCGCGCCATCAGCGCCAGCCCCACATCGTCGAGCCGCACGATCAGCGCGACGATGCCATACACCACCGCGGTGACCAGCACCGCCACCACGGCCAGCACCGCGGCCTGCTCGATCAGCGGCTCGGATGCCACCGTGCCGAGCGCGATCGCAATGATTTCCGCCGACAGGATGAAGTCGGTGCGGATCGCGCCCTTGACCTTGGATTTCTCCAGCGCCTGCAGCGCTTGCGGCGTCAGCGCGGGCTTGGGCTTGGCAGCCGCCTTCACCGGCGCCTTGCGCGTGGCGCGCTCCTGGCGCTTGTGCCAGGAGTGCACGATCTTCTCGACGCCCTCGTAGCACAGGAACGCGCCGCCCAGCATCAGCAGCGGCACGATGGCCCAGGGCAGGAACACGCTGATCAGCAGCGCCGCGGGCACCAGGATCACCTTGTTGAGCAGCGAACCCTTGGCCACGGCCCACACCACGGCCAGCTCGCGGTCCGAATGCACGCCCGAGACCTGCTCGGCATTGAGCGCCAGGTCGTCGCCCAGCACCCCGGCCGTCTTCTGCGTGGCCACCTTGGTCATCGTCACCACGTCATCGGCCATGCTGGTCGACTGGCGCGCCGCGGTCTTGGCCATCAGCGCGATGTCGTCAAGCAAGGCAGTGATGTCGTCGATGAGCAGCAGCAAGCCAGTGGCAGCCATACGCGGTTTCCTTCGTGAGTCCTGATACCGCAGCCATTGTGCCTGCGCCACCCGCGCGCGCGCGGCCTGCGCCTGTCGGATAACGCCGCGTGCGCTGCGCCGGCTTTCAGACGCCGAATACCACCAGCGGCGCGTGCGCATGCAGCGGATGCGGCAGCACGCTCACCGGCAGCTCGTAGACCTGCTGCAGCGCCTGCGGCGTCAGCACCTCGGCGGGCGTGCCCTGGGCCACGCTGCGCCCGCGCGCGAGCAGCAGCAGCCGGTCGCACCACTGCGCCGCGAGATTGACATCGTGCAGCACCACCAGCGCGGCAATGCCTTCGGCGCGCGCCAGCGCCTGCACGGTGCGCAGCAGCAGCAGCTGGTGGCGCGGATCGAGGCTCGAAGTCGGCTCGTCGAGCAGCAGCGCGCGGTATTGCTGCGCCTGGCGCGCGCCCAGCACCTGCGCCAGCACACGCGCGAACTGCACGCGCTGCTGCTCGCCGCCGGACAGGCCCAGGTAGCGCCGGTCGGCCAGCGCGCAGGCATCGGCCTCGCGCAGCGCGCGCCGCAGCAAGGCTTCATGCGCGTCGGGCGCAATCTCCGGAAAGGGATAAGCGCCCATGGCCACGACATCGTGCACCGACAGGTCGAAGCCCAGGCTGGGCGACTGCGGCAGCACCGCGCGCCGGCGCGCCAGCTCGGCCGGAGTCCAGCCCGACAGCGCGCGGCCGTCCAGTTCCAGCCGGCCTTCGCTGGCCGGGAGTTCGCCGGCCAGCGTCGACAGCAAGGTGGTCTTGCCCGCGCCGTTCGCGCCCAGCACGCCCAGCACTTCGCCGGGACGCATTTCAAGATCGATGCCGCCCAGGATCTGGCGGCTGCCGCGGCGGCAGCCGAGTTGATGCGCAGACAGCATGTTCAGCCCCCTCTCCTCGACAGCATCCACAAAAGGAACGGGCCGCCGACCAGGCTCGTGACGATGCCGATCGGCAGCTCCGCGGGAATCACCGCCAGCCGCGCCAGCCAGTCGGCCAGCGTGAGCGCGATGGCCCCGCCCGCCAGGCAGTTGGGCAGCAGCCAGCGGTGGTCGGCGCCCAGCGGCAGGCGGATCAGATGCGGCACGACCAGCCCGACGAAGCCGATGGTGCCGGTCACCGCGACCAGCGGCCCGACCAGCAGCGCCGTGAGCACCACCAGCCGGCGGCGCAGGCGCTTGAGATCGAAACCCAGGTGCTGCGCCTCGCGCTCGCCCAGCAGCAACGCATTCATCGCGCGCCATTCGCGCAGCAGCAGCGCGCTCAGCACCGCCACCAGCGGCGCGAGCCAGGCCAGCATTTGCCAGTTGGCGCCCGCCAGGCTGCCCATGTTCCAGAACGTCAGGTTGCGCAGCTGCACATCGCTGGCCTGGAAGGTGAAGAAGCCGACGACGCTCGCGCACAGCGCATTGATGGCCACGCCCGCCAGCAGCAGGTTGGCCATGCCCGGGCGCCGGCTGCCGAGCCGGTAGACCAGCGCGGTGGCCGCGAGGCTGCCCGCGAACGCGGCCGACGCGATGCCGGCCATGCCCACCGCGCCCAGCACGATGGCCGCGACCGCGCCCATGGCGCCGCCCAGCGAGATGCCCATCAGGCCCGGCTCGGCCAGCGGATTGCGGAACAGCGCCTGCATGACCGCGCCGGCCAGCGCCAGCCCGCCGCCGACCACGATGGCCAGCGCGATGCGCGGCAGCCGCACTTCGAGCAGGATGCCGCGCCACATCAGCGCCTCGTCGTCGGTCGGGACCGCCCACAGCACGGGCAGCAGCTGCGTGCGCGGGATGTGCAGCGCGCCGCTGCCGGCCGAGCCGAGCGCGAGCAGCAGCAGCAGGATGCACAGCGCGGCCAGCACGGCCGCGGGGCCGGCGCGCCGGCGCGCGCGCACGGCGGCAAGGGGCGAAGCGGCGGCGGGCGGCATGGAACTGCGCGCGCCCACTCAGCGCGCGCCGCCGGCCTTGGCCGCGATGCCGGCCTGCAGCTGGCGCAGCGCCTCGGGCAGGCGCGGGCCGAAGCCCAGCAGCAGCAGGTCTTCCATCACCACCACGCGCCGGCCCTTGGCCGCGGGCGTCGCGCCCAGGCCGGGCTGGGCCAGGAAGGCCTCGACGCTGCCGCTGGACTCCACCGACAGGGTGCTGGTGACGATCACGTCGGGGCGCAGCGCAACTGCCGCCTCGGCCGACAGCGGCTTGTAGCCCTGCTGGCTGGCCAGCACGTTGGTGGCGCCGATGAGCTGGAGCATGGCTGCCGCGGCGGTGTCGCCGCCCGCGCCCTGCAGCTTGCCGGTGTGGCTGCTGACCAGCAGCACGCGCGGCTTGGAGCCATTGGCCGGCAGCGCCTTGAGTTCGGCGTGGATCCTGCGCACCAGCGCCGCGCCGCGCGCTTCGATCTCGAGCGCGCGGGCCACGCCCATGATGCGCTGGTCCAGCGCCTCGAGGCTGGGATCGGAGGGCAGCAGCACCACCGGGCTGCCCAGCTTGCGCAGTTGCTCGAGCGCCTGCGGCGGGCCGCTCTGGTCGGAGGCCAGCACCAGATCGGGCTTGAGGCTGGCCACGCCTTCGATGGAGAATGAACGGTAATAGCCGACCTTGGGCAGCTGCTGCGCCGCGGGCGGGTAGATGCTGGACGCATCGGCGCCGACCAGGCGGTCGCCGGCGCCCAGCGCATAGACGATTTCCGTGACCGGCCCGCCCAGGCCGACGACACGCGCCGGGGCGGCGTGCGCAAGAGAGGCGCTGCCCAGAAGCAGGAGCAGCGCGGCGCGAAGGATTTTCATGGTGACCGGGATTCGTTGCGGGATACCGGGGGCCGCGGCGGGCCCCCGTTCAAGCCGGGCCTGGGATCAGGCCGCCAGCGGCTGCGCGCTCAGCGACAGCAGCAGTTCGCGCCAGGCGCCGATCTCGGGCTGGCCGGGTTTGCGCGCGCCGAAGAACTGCACGATCAGCTCGCCTTCGGCGCTGTACAGTTCGAGCGAAGTGACCCAGCCGTCGCTGGTCGGCTTGCTCACGACCCAGCTCGAGGCCACGGCTTCGGTGTTCAGGTGCAGGTTGAAGCTTTCATCGAGCACATTGAACCAGGGTCCGGTGCGCAGCAGCTTCTTCACCGGGCCGGTATGGATCTGCACGATGCCGCGGTTGGCGACGAAGCACATGATGGGCAGTGCGGTTTCGGCGGCGCGGGTCAGCATGCGCTCGACGCCATCGGCCTCGACCTGCTGGGCCAGGTCCTCGCCCGCGGCGCGCAGCGCGCCCAGGCGCGAGACCTTGAACTGGCGCAGCATGGTGAAGAAGTCATGCGTGTCCTTGAGTGCGAGCCAGTGGGCGCGCAGCGCGGCCGCATCCGACGGGGTGTCGGACTCCACGGCGGCAACCACCGGCTCGATGACCACTTCGGGCTTTTGCGCCGCGGCAAAGCGCGCGACGAACGCGTCCCAGGCCGGGCCATCGGTGTGCTCGGTGCGGTAGATCTTGTGCACCGCCTGGCCGGCCTTGTCGAAGAACTGCAGGCTCTGGCGGCCGTTCTCGGTCACGGCATAGAAGTACTTCCAGC
This window encodes:
- a CDS encoding DUF808 domain-containing protein; protein product: MAATGLLLLIDDITALLDDIALMAKTAARQSTSMADDVVTMTKVATQKTAGVLGDDLALNAEQVSGVHSDRELAVVWAVAKGSLLNKVILVPAALLISVFLPWAIVPLLMLGGAFLCYEGVEKIVHSWHKRQERATRKAPVKAAAKPKPALTPQALQALEKSKVKGAIRTDFILSAEIIAIALGTVASEPLIEQAAVLAVVAVLVTAVVYGIVALIVRLDDVGLALMARRGAAARSLGRGILQATPWLMRTLSIVGTAAMFLVGGSLLVHGMPFIEHPLESALAAMAGWPAAGLWRFVLPHLVHVAVGALVGSAVLAVVNLVQRLRGQEAAAH
- a CDS encoding heme ABC transporter ATP-binding protein — protein: MLSAHQLGCRRGSRQILGGIDLEMRPGEVLGVLGANGAGKTTLLSTLAGELPASEGRLELDGRALSGWTPAELARRRAVLPQSPSLGFDLSVHDVVAMGAYPFPEIAPDAHEALLRRALREADACALADRRYLGLSGGEQQRVQFARVLAQVLGARQAQQYRALLLDEPTSSLDPRHQLLLLRTVQALARAEGIAALVVLHDVNLAAQWCDRLLLLARGRSVAQGTPAEVLTPQALQQVYELPVSVLPHPLHAHAPLVVFGV
- a CDS encoding FecCD family ABC transporter permease, which translates into the protein MPPAAASPLAAVRARRRAGPAAVLAALCILLLLLALGSAGSGALHIPRTQLLPVLWAVPTDDEALMWRGILLEVRLPRIALAIVVGGGLALAGAVMQALFRNPLAEPGLMGISLGGAMGAVAAIVLGAVGMAGIASAAFAGSLAATALVYRLGSRRPGMANLLLAGVAINALCASVVGFFTFQASDVQLRNLTFWNMGSLAGANWQMLAWLAPLVAVLSALLLREWRAMNALLLGEREAQHLGFDLKRLRRRLVVLTALLVGPLVAVTGTIGFVGLVVPHLIRLPLGADHRWLLPNCLAGGAIALTLADWLARLAVIPAELPIGIVTSLVGGPFLLWMLSRRGG
- a CDS encoding heme/hemin ABC transporter substrate-binding protein, which translates into the protein MKILRAALLLLLGSASLAHAAPARVVGLGGPVTEIVYALGAGDRLVGADASSIYPPAAQQLPKVGYYRSFSIEGVASLKPDLVLASDQSGPPQALEQLRKLGSPVVLLPSDPSLEALDQRIMGVARALEIEARGAALVRRIHAELKALPANGSKPRVLLVSSHTGKLQGAGGDTAAAAMLQLIGATNVLASQQGYKPLSAEAAVALRPDVIVTSTLSVESSGSVEAFLAQPGLGATPAAKGRRVVVMEDLLLLGFGPRLPEALRQLQAGIAAKAGGAR
- a CDS encoding hemin-degrading factor; translated protein: MAAPTEESLQSRNAQLQQDEPKLRIRERALRLGATEAELVAADCGLSSTALAGNAQEIVSALGVLGPVMALSRNDFAVHERHGSYTGIEAKGPVGIVLGPDIDLRLFFGSWKYFYAVTENGRQSLQFFDKAGQAVHKIYRTEHTDGPAWDAFVARFAAAQKPEVVIEPVVAAVESDTPSDAAALRAHWLALKDTHDFFTMLRQFKVSRLGALRAAGEDLAQQVEADGVERMLTRAAETALPIMCFVANRGIVQIHTGPVKKLLRTGPWFNVLDESFNLHLNTEAVASSWVVSKPTSDGWVTSLELYSAEGELIVQFFGARKPGQPEIGAWRELLLSLSAQPLAA